The Deltaproteobacteria bacterium genome includes a region encoding these proteins:
- a CDS encoding AMP-binding protein, which translates to MTDSDNYSVPAKFKEAVARWGDRVAMRKKEFGLWHDITWNDYDHRVSCVAYGLMALGLAKGDCASIIGDNCPEWVYADLGIQCCGAATVGVYATNAWQQVAYVVSNSNSRVLFVENEEQLDKWLHFKDEATTLEKVVVWDTEGLRGFEDPKVMTFDDLLELGEKEMQAHPGRLDKRIREIGPEDLSVLIYTSGTTGPPKGAMLTHKNCVWMGTAITSNNPMFDNDEIMSFLPLCHIFEQLFTVLAHMDVGHIVNFIESLETVTDNMVEISPTVGHAVPRIWEKYYSAIMIRMADATWFKRQVFNYALNVGKKRASLIMDFKPVPAMLALQYKLAHFVVFRKLKERLGFDRFRVAYSGAAPIAPEILHFFHSIGVNLVEGYGQTEGTGVTTTSKIGEVKFGTVGTPLEGVQIKIAEDGEILVKSPGVFKGYYNNPEATAETIVDGWLHSGDVGSIDENGYLTITDRKKDIIVTAGGKNITPQYIENKMKASLYINDAVVIGDKRKFLSCLIIIDEDNVVKFAQDNKVQFSTYGDLTASEEVRNLIEGEIKAVNASLSRVEQIKKFTILPKKLYEEDGEVTPTMKVKRKFINEAFGDLIEAMY; encoded by the coding sequence ATGACTGACAGTGACAATTACTCGGTTCCGGCCAAGTTCAAGGAAGCGGTTGCCCGCTGGGGCGATCGGGTGGCCATGCGCAAAAAGGAATTCGGCCTGTGGCACGACATCACCTGGAACGATTACGACCACCGGGTGTCCTGCGTGGCCTACGGCTTGATGGCCCTGGGTCTTGCGAAAGGCGACTGTGCCTCGATTATCGGCGACAACTGTCCGGAATGGGTCTACGCCGACCTGGGGATCCAGTGCTGCGGCGCGGCCACGGTGGGCGTGTATGCCACCAATGCCTGGCAGCAGGTGGCGTATGTGGTCTCCAATTCCAATTCCAGGGTGCTTTTCGTGGAAAACGAGGAACAACTGGACAAGTGGCTGCATTTCAAGGACGAGGCGACAACCCTTGAAAAGGTCGTTGTCTGGGACACCGAAGGGCTGCGGGGATTTGAAGACCCCAAGGTCATGACCTTCGACGATCTGCTGGAATTGGGCGAAAAGGAGATGCAGGCCCACCCGGGACGGCTGGACAAACGCATCCGGGAAATCGGGCCGGAAGACCTTTCCGTGCTCATCTACACCTCGGGCACCACCGGCCCCCCCAAAGGCGCCATGCTCACCCATAAAAACTGCGTCTGGATGGGAACGGCCATCACGTCCAACAACCCCATGTTCGACAACGATGAAATCATGTCCTTTTTGCCGCTCTGCCACATCTTCGAACAGCTCTTCACCGTGCTGGCGCACATGGACGTGGGGCACATCGTCAACTTCATCGAAAGCCTGGAAACGGTGACCGACAACATGGTGGAAATTTCCCCCACGGTCGGTCATGCCGTGCCGCGCATCTGGGAAAAGTACTATTCCGCTATCATGATCCGCATGGCGGACGCCACCTGGTTCAAACGCCAGGTATTCAATTACGCCCTGAACGTAGGAAAAAAACGCGCCAGCCTGATCATGGACTTCAAACCCGTGCCGGCCATGCTGGCGCTGCAGTACAAACTGGCCCACTTTGTCGTCTTCCGCAAGCTCAAGGAACGCCTGGGCTTCGATCGCTTCCGCGTGGCCTATTCCGGCGCCGCCCCCATCGCACCGGAAATCCTGCACTTCTTTCACTCCATCGGCGTCAATCTGGTCGAGGGGTACGGTCAGACCGAGGGCACAGGCGTCACCACCACCTCTAAAATCGGCGAAGTCAAGTTCGGCACCGTGGGCACCCCCTTGGAAGGGGTCCAGATAAAGATCGCCGAAGACGGCGAGATTCTGGTCAAGTCGCCGGGTGTCTTCAAGGGGTACTACAACAACCCCGAGGCGACCGCCGAAACCATCGTGGACGGGTGGCTGCACTCGGGCGACGTGGGCAGCATCGACGAAAACGGCTACCTGACCATCACCGACCGCAAGAAAGACATCATCGTCACCGCCGGCGGCAAGAACATCACCCCGCAGTACATCGAAAACAAGATGAAGGCCAGCCTCTACATCAACGACGCCGTGGTCATCGGCGACAAGCGCAAGTTTCTGAGCTGTCTGATCATCATCGACGAAGACAACGTGGTCAAGTTCGCCCAGGACAACAAGGTCCAGTTTTCCACCTACGGGGATCTGACGGCAAGCGAGGAGGTCCGGA